ATatctggggcaggagggagcatcCATTCAGCTCATTCGGGATGTAGTTGGACCGTTTGTCTCCCTGGCCAGAAAGGGTCTGCTGCAGCGTGCCACACCCAGGCAGTGTtctctcttgggtttttttaacacattttatgTGTTCAGACAATTTTTAACACCTGTTGGTAATGATGCAATTTACTGTGCATCATCCTGCAGACGATGGGGAGAAGGGCCAGGAATGGAGCACCGCGGTGTTGGGGACAGGCTGCAAGCAGGGTGATCAGCAAAATGTGGTTTTGTCCTCTGCAAAGCTGCACGGGCCTCAGTGGTGTGACAGTTAACCTTGCTGGTGACCAGGTACCTGCATTGCTCGCTGTGGTGGGACTTGAGAAATCCCTCCAAGGAGGTAGCACtttgtttttgctttcagttcAACCAGGCTTTAGCTGCCCTGATGCTGCTCTCTGGAGGGCATTGctgtccttccttccctccttgtGCTACATTACTGAGTACAGGCATGGCAATGAGACTGTAGAAACTGAAGAGCTGGCTTCCTTGCCTACCAGGCTAGAGGAGGCCAGCCTGGCCTCCAAAAACACAAACTCAGCTTTGTACTCATGTAAAAGAAATAGGGGTACAGCCCAATGGGTTGCCTGTGGTGTAAGCACTAAGCAAAAGCTTCAGTTTGCAGTCCAGAAAGTGACACGTATGTCCCGTTGTACATGCATATACCAAACAAAAAGGGAAGCTTCTGAAAAATTTGCTTCTTCGCGTGGGCCTCGTGGTGGTGGAGGTTTGGGCCAGGGTGTTCTCCTGAAGGTCCTCTGGTACTGCTGACCTGCAAGCGAGCGCGtaaaagagcaggagaagggaggaaggtaGAAGCGAGTGCAGCAGGTGCCAACCTTAGTGCAGTGGTGAGTGGTGTGCCCGTACCCTCGTGATGGGTAAAGGAACTGCCTTGTACAGCGTGGAAATTGTTGAGAGTGATGATGGTGGCTTGTGTGTGCCTACAGGCTGCCACGATCCAGAGTCCCCTGCCTTGGGAGCAATCGAAGAGCCAAAAGTTCACGGCTACCAAATTGTGGGTCTCggtggttttttttgagttgcCTTTGAATAAATCCTCTCTATTTAGCAGCTGAAGAGAGGTGGcggctggagggtgggaagcaAAGCTCTAGCTCTGGAGGAAGGGAGTGCTGGAGCTACCTAGATTCAGCCTCTTCTACTCCAGCCTTCGCATGCCGAGCTGCCAGCGCTGAAACCACTGCAGCACCTTCCACCTGTGGCCCAGGACTTTCCACGGACTGTTGCCATGTCCAAGCAGCCCGTCAAGCTTTGAAGGCTGGGCAGGGAAAGCTTGAGAGCCCCAGTAAAGCTCTTTCCACCAGGAGAGGGAAGTTTTGAGCAGGACAGATGGGATGATTTTCCTAGCCGTTCACTGCTCTactccagctctcccagccaGCTTCTACCCAatctgcctgccctgctttTACTTGCttgattgttttatttctttaggaTTTGCAAGGGTTTAGTTTCGATTTGCTGCAAATTTGGCGGGGCTGGTGCTTAGGCAGTGTGGTTCCCGTGGGGAAACCAGGCAGGCCAGCACCAAAGGAATGAAGGAGAGTGACGGGTGTAGTCGCCAGGGCTGATCGGCACCTGGGGATGCAGGGGCTGTGCCGATCCCGCAGCGGTGAGTGTGGGGCGCAGAGGGTCCCGGCCAGGCGGTGACACCTACCCTGCCGTCACAGCACCCTGGGCTGAGCTGTGAAACCCAAGAGGAgggggagctgtggggagcaGGAGCCCAGCGATGCGTCTACCCAGCAAGTgggtcccagccctgccgcgTGCCCTGGGTGGCATCGCCATGtcctccccgctcctgccctCTGTCCCCTGCTGTCCCCCTGTCCTGACGCCCACAGCCCGGCCCGGGGACTCATGGGGGAGCCTATTTAATTCCTGGTCTCTGTTAACAGCCACCGTCCGGCTGCGATGGAAACCTTTTTTAGGCGGCACTTCGGGAGGAAGGGGCCGCGACGTGCTAGTGCGGTGGCCGTGCCCACCGGCAAGGCCAGGCGTCGCTCCCAAGCGGGGCTGCCCTCCGCCTCGCTGGCCCAGCGCCGCCGCGGCTTGGgcgccccgctgccagccctctcctgcctggGCCTGCCCcggcgccccggcccccgccgccgctccagCACCACGCCGCCCGGCCTCAGCCCCAGGTTCGCTGTGCAGACGAAGCGCGGGGCCTGGGCACGAGCCATCGATGCCCACCTGGTGGGTCCCTCCATCCTCCTGACCAGCCTCATCCCCACCGGAGAAGAGGGGGACGGGGTGCCCCGCACCGACAGCTCTGGATCCGAGTCTCTGGAGGATGGCAGCGGTGGCGCGGCAGCGGGAGCCAAGCGTGGCCGGCGTGAGCGGTGGGCTGAGGAGAGGTGGCTGGCCATGCTGCCCCAGCTGCGGCCACTCCAGGCCAGGCTGCTGTCGCGGGGCCCCCGCTGCCTGCGGCGCGCCTCCTCCCACCGCCTGCCCACTGAGTTCGTGTACAGCCATGCCACCGACGGCTTGCCGGGCCGCTACCGCCGCCTCAGTCAGCGCCGCCGCTCCAGCGATGTCCCCCGGGCCGGGCTGCTCCCCTCCGGCCACCTGCGGCTGCTGGCCCAGCACTGCGTGGGGGTGGCCGGAGCCGGGTGCTCCTCTGCCGCCGAGTGCTTGGGACTGGAGCCCACCCGCCATGCCGCCCCGGACAGCTGGAGCCCCCGGCTGCTGTATGTATGGCAGCGGCGTGCAAGCGGGCAATGCCTCAGGGAGGGGAGGCTGGGTGCAGACCCAGGCTtgttggggaaggagggaaggggctCGGCACAACTGGCCCTGGCTGCCATCAGTGTCTGCAGTGCTGCTCGCCTCCCCTGAGCATCTCCCGCTTGGGCCAGCGCTGCCTCTGGTGCTGTCGGCGCAGCCCCTTGGGCTTGTGGGCatccccctctgccagcccagggcCGGAGGGAGGCGGCAGGCCTGGCTGTGGGCTGGAGATGCATGTGTTTTCCAGctggctggctctgctgctccatTCCTCCGCCCTAGCACATCTGGGAGAAGCTCGCCAGCCCCAAACAAATGGCTGCTTTTTCTCCAGCTGGTTGCACTGGTCCCCAAAAACGTCCGAGGCTCTGAGGTGCCTTGGTATGGGAGAGCTGCGGGGAACCTCTGTGGGGCAAGGGTTCTGGGATGTCCCTGCAAAGGCAGCCCCACCACTGCAGCTCGGTGGAGCGTCCCAGGCTGTTTTGCAATGGACCTGTCATCCCCAAGGGCTTTGACCCAGCAGCCCAGGCTGTGCCTTTTGCCTGGTGCAGGGTATTGTTAGCTGAGCCGTCAGCAATGTGGCCAGCACCTCTTTGTCCCATGGGGCTGCCTCACAAGAGTGGATATTCCTcggctggcagtgctggggattCACCTCATTTCCAGACGCTTGGTCCTGAGGGTGCTTTTCTGCTCCAGCCTCACCACCCACCCCAGAAGCAGGCTGTGTTTTGCATTCTTCCTCCCCTGATCTAACAGCCAGCCCTCCCGTGTCTTCCAGGAAAGCTATTGCCAAATCCAGCCTCCAGCACATGGTAGCCCAGCCAAACCCTGCGCTAGCCCTGAGGAGCGACTCAGAGAGGCAGATACGCAGCACTGTGGACTGGAGCGTAAGTTGTAGCGCGTTTTGCTGGGCGTTCTATGGGATGGGCTCCTGGCCAAGAAGCAGCAAGCTCTTCCCAGGCTGAGGCTTCCCAGGTGACTTCAGCTTTGGCACATTTATGGCCTCCATCGTTGCCACCAGCTGGTGCCAGcatctgtgctgctggcagcaccccTTGATGCTgcgaggagaggctgtgcaggcACAGGTGGTTCCTGGGAGGATGGCATAGCTGCTCCACTGCCAGCTCTTCTGCTCCTGGCAACTGAGGTCTTCTGGTGGCTGCGGCCAAGCCACAGGAGCAAGCCCCTGCTCCTTCGCAGGCAAAGCCTGGCAGGTTTTAAGCCACATCCTCGGGCTGTAGAACAGAAGCTGTTTCAGAAGAGTCCCCTGCGTTGAATTTGCCCCGATGCCTCCTCTCAGGGACTGATGGAAGCAGCCCCCCTATGCAGAACACTGCAACTGGACTCTGGGTCTTGGAGCTGGTTTCCTGGGGCACTCTTGTTTCCAACGGTTGGGCCGTGGCAGGAGCTTTGTGAGGTTCCTCTGTCCAGAGGTTGGCCCCGGTTGTTCTGTGCATCTTGTCTCCCAGCCTACACCTAGCTCCAACCCCCCAGTCTTGGCCCAGTATCTGTCCCTCGCACAAAGCTTTTTAGGGGCTTGGGTGCCCATCTGGGGATGCTCTCGGAGAAACACGTTGTCTTGTGCCTTTCAGGAGACTGCGGTCTATGGGGAGCACATCTGGTTTGAGACCAATGTCTCTGGGGACTTCTGCTACGTTGGGGAACAGAACTGTATGGCCAAGCTGCTGGTGAGTCACCGGGGGTCAGCCACCTCCCCAGCAAGGGCTGCAGATGCAGGCTGGGCTGTCACCCGGCTGGGACACCACAAAGGCCCTGCTGCCGCTGCCACCGGGGCAAGCACGGGGGTCTAGGGGGCTGCTAAGGGGGGAGCGTGTCCCTCCTACCTCTGCATGCTGGAGGGCTGCATCCCCAATTTCTGCTGGTGGTGTTTGCAATGGGAACCCGACGCGGGGTTGCCGCTCACTCAGAGGTGATACGATGATATTCCAGGGAGAGGCTGTTGGGATCTCACACCCTTAGAGGGAGAATCCAAAACAAGCTTCTCTGGAAAGACCTTTCActagaggagaaaagcaagtgcTGGAGACCCAGGCCGTCTGCCTCCTAACCCTGCAGGCAGCATTCATCTTACAGGGTTGCTGCAGTCCTCCCTCCCGGCTTGCAGACTCGATCCTTCTTGTGGTGTGGACATGGAGCACTGATGCCATCCTGTGCTTGCCCTCAGGACTTATTGTGGGAGCCCTGCCAGTGCCTCCCAGACCAGCTTCCATGGTGCTCTCAGGCAATGTCAGAAGAGGCCAAGGACTGAGCCAGCAGTGGGAAAGCACCTCCCTGCTCTGTCACAGACTTGAGACCATCTGCTCTAGGCACACACTTAGATCCTTCTACTTGCAAGGAGTTAGGTGTATATAACTTTCCTATAGGACTAGGTCAGCATCCTGAAATATGTGAAGGAGGTGTAATGGGAGGCTGAGCTTGCCGGCCTCTGAACACTGCTATTCACATGcatgtttttcctcctcttttctcatCCTCCAGCAAAAACCTCTCTCCAGGCGTAAGTGTGCAGCCTGCAAGATCGTAGTGCATACGCCCTGCATCGAACAGCTGGAGAAAGTGAGTTGGAGCCTGTTTAAGCCCTCTCTGTGGCTAGCAAAGCTGTAACAGCCTTTTCCTGGGCAGCCCTTCCTCTTGGGTGGTGAAACACAGGAAGATTGGGGAACTGCAATGTGTCATTGCAAAGAGGGGTCTTCTGAGGAGACGATAGCAAAAGGAGCATCTAGTGACGTGATTGGAACACCAGGCCCCATTTTGTTCAGTAACAGAGATATGTGAGGGGTTTCGTGGCAAGCACTGAACATCTCCAGAGGCTCTGGGCCTGCTGTGGTAAAATAAACTCCAGTAGGTTTCCTTCAGGTATGATGGTTTTACTGATTCCTCTAATGTGTGTTCAACCTACAGATAAATTTCCGCTGCAAACCTTCCTTCAGAGAGTCAGGATCCCGGAACGTACGGGAGGTGAGAGATGTGCCTGGGACACTGTCCATGTCTGACCCCTCCTCGCCTTCTCAGTTTGGTGGCAAAGGCATCAGATGCTGCCAGCCTGTTGCCCATCGGAATGCAGGCATCGTGCTGCCTCCTGGCTCCAAGGGGATGGTGCAGTAAAAGAGATGTTTCTTTGCGAGGCAGCAGTGCAGACTGGGTGTGAGGAGTGAGGAGCTTGCAAGCAGCAAATGCGGAGCATCTGCTGCTTTGCATGTTCTAAAGCTCCTGCATCTGCATGGAGGAACCTGCAAGCAGTGTTTCCTGGGAGAGTTTTTCCCCCTTGTGCTGGTCCCCAAGCAACTAGAGGAGGCTGTGGCAAACAGCAGCTCCCCAAGTCTCATACAATTTGGAAGGGAGCAGTACAGGCTCACTTCTTGCTTTATCACTCAGCCCTGACCTGGGTGCCATAGGTACTCCAGGTAGCAGTGGAAGATGCCCACAGCGGTCCTGTCGGACCCCTTTAGCCCATGTTTTAATGTCCTGGGCGTAAGCAGTGGCCTGGGACCTGCCTGCTGAGCTGCACTGGTGGAAGCACTTGTCAGCCGTCATGCTTCACCCTCCAGCCCATGGAGCCCGCGTAGCCCATGCAGTGCTCTGGAGTGGGTGTGGATGGCTCAGTCATGGGCCATTTTGGTAACACAGCTGCTGCCCCCACACCATGTTTGTGCTGGCACAGCAGACTCAGTAGGGGAAACGTACTCAAACGCAGGGCTGCCCGCTCAGCAATGCCAGTGTCACATGGTGAGGTGAAGCTTTCAACATTGCTTTaaaccttcctttcttcctttgcttctcctgctgcGCTTCCTTCCCATGTCACTCTTAGCCCAGCTCCCTTATTTGTCCTTCACTTACTTTTTGGGCTCTGCTGACAACTCTCTGCCTTTGCTCACTCTTCTGTCTctattttcctcctctccaaCCTCTACaaattttctctccctcccctttcctagttttccttcttttactcACAAACCCTGCTTCTCCATCCTGTCTTTCTACTACTCCTCAGTTCCTCCAAGGgctcttccctcctctttccctAGAAGGGCGCTTTTCTGGCCTTTGTGCTGCCAGGGATCTCCTTCAGGGTCAGCCCTTTCCCTACATGTGCCTGGTAGGACTCAGAGCTGAGCTCAGGGCATAGCCCCCTTTCTGCTGCCACTGGGTTAATTAATGTCCACTAAAGCCAACAGGACTCTTCGTCCTCTCCCATGTGCTGCACTCAGCAGACAACGCTGGAGCTGACCCAAATCTCCTGGCAGGTCCTGCCTCTATCATCATGGTCCCAAAAGCTGTCAAGAGCAGGGTGTTGGGCCCTCCCTCATGGGCTGCGAACTCCCActccctcttcctctttgcTGCCCTCCCCACAGTGCCATTCCCAATCCAGggctggaagaggaaggagggataTAGGAAATGTGGTACTTCATTGCAAAGCTTTTGTCCCCCCACAACGCTCAGATATCCCACTGTCACGTTTCCCTGTCTCCACAATTGCTCCTGCAAGTCCCAGCTCTCAACCCCTGTGAgcctgcagagagggagaaggtgCCTGGAGCATCCTTGCTCCCCTccctgcgggcaggggctgaggCAGGTTGGCAGGACTTGCCCTGGGGCGAAGAGCAGGGTGAAGTCGGTGTGGGGGGCTTTGGTGCTGCTCTTCTCCACAAGGAATGTGGAGATAGGCAGTTCGCCACTTTGCTGCAAGTGCTTCCGTCTTCTTGCTGTGGGTGCAAACTGTGTCTTCCTGGGGATTTTCACTCCTTCCACCAGCGTGTTTTTcacctggggctgggggcatcTGGTCAGAGATGTTAGGAGACGGAGACGTGGTTTATGACCAAAGCAGTGCTCCACAGTACTGCTTGCCCACTCTCCATTGGGTTTGCTTTGTGTGATTCTCAGGCTTCCGTTTCCCTCGCTTCCTTCCTAGTGTTTCTGGGTTtaattccttcttctctgaaCACCTTAATTTGGCCTCTTGCCCCCTGATTCTTTGGCTTTACCTTCTCCCAGAGGGTTGGGGCTGGTGCAGGTCAGCAGTGGGTTAGCTGCAAGAGCAGAGATCCTGGCTGGCCTGGGTCCGTTCCTCCTGCCTGTTCCTGCGTTCCCTCACATGCTGGGCCTTTCactccccttttatttttttctctttttttcttttccctttagcCCATAGTTGTCCGGCATCACTGGGTACACCGGAGGCGGCAGGAAGGGAAATGCCGGCAGTGTGGCAAGGTGAGAGGGCGTCTCgttttttttctcagcctgAAGGAAAGCTAAGGTCACACCAGAGACAAGAACAGGGCTGGGGACCAGGGACATCCCACCATTCCTGTTTGGTGGCAGCAGCCTACAGCAACACCAAGACGCGTGCCCTGTTTTGCACAGTGAAGCACTACATAAGTGCTTCCCACACAGAGTTGTGCTTCCCCTGGGCCCAATCGATCCTGGAGGGGACTGTCTTCCTGACATGCTTTCCTTGGGCAATAGGGACACCCCTGCAGAGCGCAGTGGCCTCCCTGGTGCCGTGGTGGTGGTTGGGGCTATCTGACGCGGATCCGGAGGGCTCCAGCTGCAGGCACACTCTCTTTGTCAGCATCTCTCTTGGTGGTGGGGAAGTCCTGTTGGATGGTAGAAAGCTGCGAGGGAATTCCCTAAGCCTCTCATCCTTCCTTCTACAGGGTTTCCAGCAGAAGTTTGCCTTCCACAGTAAAGAGATTGTAGCCATCAGCTGTTCCTGGTGCAAGCAAGCGGTGAGCAAAGCCCCCATTGAACATCTTGCCAGCCTGCTCTGCATCTGATgacctctgctttctgctgggaCCCCCACAAGTGCTTCAGCTCCTCTTACTGAGAGAGGCTGTACTGTGGTAGCTGGGAGCTCCTATGAGAAACTTTCTCCTCATTGTCTTCCCTTTACAAAATTCCTGCGCGGTTTCCTCCAGCACTCCCTGCACTGGCAtgggggagctgggaggaggagaaggtggttGTCCCCAGAAAATTGAGCAACTGTGTTTTGTCTCTgtctctcctcttcttccccagtATCACAGCAAAGTGTCATGTTTCATGCTGCAGCACATCGAAGAGCCCTGCTCGCTGGGGGCTCATGCTGCTGTCGTCGTTCCTCCCACCTGGATTCTGCGGGTCCGACGGCCCCAGGTAACTCACCTCAGCTCTTGTGGCTCTTTCACAACTCCTGCTTGCCCAGCGTCTCCTCACGgagtttttgggtttgtttcttttctctccagaatCCACTGAAATCTagtaagaagaagaagaggacaTCGTTCAAGCGGAAATCCAGCAAAAAGGGGGCCGAGGTAAAAGATGAGGGGACAGGGAATGACCTTATCTTGGAAGGGTGGACACACTGGGCAGTGAGGAGCAGGACTGGGAAACAAGGGGGCTTTGTGGGGTCTGTGCTGAGGTTAAGGAGGATGAGTTGGAGGGGAGGGTGCCTGCTGGCAGGGCAAATCCCAGCTATAAGGCTTATGGGGTGGCTGGGATGttctcttcctcccactcctgaCCACATGTGATGTTAGGACTCAGCTGCAGGTGGGAGTTTGTGTTTCCCCGGGTTTGTTGAAGAACCTGCAGTGTCTCTTGCAGGAAGGGAGGTGGAAACCCTTTGTCATCAAGCCCTTGCCAGCTCCTCTCATGAAGCCCTTGCTGGTGTTTGTGAACCCCAAGAGCGGTGGGAATCAGGTATGGCCTTGTCCTACATCTCCTTGAGAAGGCATCTCTATGGGGGCATTGTCTTTTGGCTGCTGAGGACTCAGCATAGTTTTGGTAATATctcagctgcagaagaggcaAGGCAACCTCCTCAATGCCAGTTCGCTGCCTGGCAATTCCCACCTAGGCCAGGCTTTGCCTGAGTCCCCCCCAGAAGGCAGTTGTCTTGGCTTGTCCTCAAGACCAGGTGCTGCCTTCCCTCTGTCCACTGGGAACTCCCTGTTGCCTGCTGAAATCTCTCTTGTCCTCATAGGGAGCCAAGATCATCCAATCCTTCATGTGGTATCTCAACCCACGGCAAGTTTTCGACCTCAGCCAGGGTGGACCCAAGGAGGCGTGAGTACTGATGGGGGCAGCacccttctctcccccatccctggCCCAGAGATTCCTCCCCAGAGCTCTTCCCGTGGCTCGCAGAGGCCTGATGCTCCATACCTCCCTTGTGCAAAGACACCTCCAAGGAGCTTATGCTTTGAGAGGTCTCTCTAGGATACCTTGCGGCCAGTCCTGGCCTTGCAGTGTTTCCTGTTGGAGGGCTGGTTTAATCTTAAGGCTAGTGGCAAAGAGACCAGCTTTAGGGTGACATTACCAAATCTAATTTGTTATGTTCCATTAATGTCACGTGGGTCTTGTCTGCTTGCTGCGTTTCGGCTTATCTACGTGTACACGGACTGCGGACACCCCCTCTTCCTCCGCAAGAGCTGGTGAAGCTAAAGTCACTGTGGCATTGCCCACTGCTGTGAACTGCTGTGGTGATGGGGAGGGTGCCACGCACACGGCTTTGTGAATTCCACGGGCTCTGCGAGGGCAGGgagccctgcagctgctgcgTAACACCTTCGgtgcctcttccctcccttccttaCCCTCTCTGTTTCCTGCAGGCTGGAGCTGTACCGCAAGGTCCACAACCTCCGGATCCTGGCATGCGGGGGAGATGGCACGGTGAGTCCTCTGGCCCCCTCGTGCCTCCAGTACCCTTCGCCCCAGGCCTTtccagtgccagcagcagccctcctCGCTGTGATCCAGAACGGGGCAAAACGTGCGCACTGTGTCTGTGGTCCAGCTGGTGGCACTGGTACCGTCGGTCCCCTCATGCACTGTTCCAGGGAACGCTAGTGTGTGGCATGTCTGGATTTGTCGCTCTTTTGGGAGCCAGTGTCCTCACTGGGGTTACTGGTATCTCCTGCAGCGCCCGTTTTGAGCAGTAAAAACTGAATAGTGTCAGTGGTGGCTAAGGGGACCCCGTCTCTGCCCCTCTGCCATCGCTAGCGCTCTGAGTCACTTCCACCTCCCTGCTCGTCCATGAAATAACCAACCGTTTCTTTGCGCTCTCTTGCTCGAGCAGGTGGGCTGGATACTCTCCATTCTGGACCAGTTACGCCTCAACCCACCTCCTCCTGTGGCCATCTTACCTTTGGGGACAGGGAACGACTTGGCCAGGACGCTGAACTGGGGTGGGGTAAGTGACAGGCAGAAAAGCTCACTGCTGACAGAACGGGGCTGAGCACTTCGACTCTGCTTCCAGACACAGGGGTGGGGATTTGCACTGGCTGGCTGTTTTGACTTTCCCTAACTACAGACCAACAAATAAGTGCAGTTTGGATGTCACTGTTCTTCTGACAtttgaatttttctgtgttagGTTATAATATATTAGGACATTAACAAAAGCAGTTATTATTTCAAACTTTGGGAGATTTTTGGGAGGAAGatgtattgtttttaaatttaaggtCCCACTTTGTTGAGCATTTAAGTAGAATTGATCTTTTCCACATCCTTCGCTCTGGGATGTCTTCCCAAAGAAGACGATATCTCTGTGGGAGGCAGGTAGGTGACTCCCTGAGTCCTGCTCTTCACTAGGGTTACACAGATGAGCCTCTGTCCAAGATCCTGTCACACGTGGAAGATGGGAACATTGTGCAGCTCGATCGCTGGAACCTCCGTGTAGAGCCAAACCCTGACGTGAACCCTGAAGAAAAGGATGAGGCAGCCACTGACAAGGTGGGACACCTCTTCTCCACATTCGTTCCCTGCGCTGGGGGtctgccttctctttctctcactggctcaggcagccccagcacctgGGGCTACGGCGTAGGGCTGGCATTTCCCTGCTCCAGTTCCACTCCTCTCCTCATGGCTCTGACCCGTGGCACTCATGCCAAGGCGTGTAGAAATCAGAACTAAATGTCCACCAGAGGTTTTTAATCACAGCTTGCAACAGGTATAAGCCCAGTCCCCTCTGAGACTGTTTCTTTAGCAGAAACATGAGTGATTGCAGGTATCTTTGGAGAGCAGATTGTGTCCCCTTGGGCCATGTCCCATGGACCCCTAGGAGCTGGGGTCCATCATCTCAGGCTGGTGACCTCTGTATTTTCTTGGGGGGGAAGGCAAGCCTCTTCTCCCTCAGCTTCATGAGCACAGTGCATGGCTCTGCTGTAGCCTGACCTTGTCTTTGCCGTGGCCACACACTGGCAGCCTcatctttgtttctcctttccatttcaGCTCCCCTTGGATGTCTTTAATAACTATTTCAGCCTTGGCTTTGACGCACGGGTGACGCTGGAGTTCCACGAATCCCGAGGTAcaggggggtggcagggctgggacgGGGTCTGTGATGATGGGGTGCCCCAGAGGTGGGCCCAAAAAATGCTTCTcaggaaagtgaaaaagaggattgccccagggacagggctggagGTGAAACCTGAGGAGCAAgtggaggctgcagagagggaaGAGGGGTGCCTGCACGGGAAGAGAGCTGGGGGCTGCCTCCTGGCCGAGGCTGGCTGGAGAGCCGTGTCTGGGGAGAGCTGGCAAGTGAAGTATTTCCATGTGCAGGCCAATGACCTggacttttttctcctttccctagAGGCCAACCCAGAGAAGTTCAACAGCCGGTTTCGGAATAAAATGTTCTACGCTGGGGTGAGTGTGTGGAGGATATCTGCGCATGCCTTCATAGCAGCCTTAGCAtcagctggagcacaggcaaTGCCCCAGCTCCTATCTGTACCCTCAACTCACTCACCCGACTTACACGGGCCTTCACTTGCACCCAAGCTGAGCCCCCCCTGAAGCTGGAGAGGTGCTGGACaaaggctgcagccctgggagtCGCAGCTGCTCTTTGGCTGCGAGTGCTACTGGCGGTACAGCTTGCTCTCTGGCCTGCAGCACAGTTGCTGTCTTGATCTCCTGCCACTATTGTTCTTGTTCTCCGGTTCACGGATGGTCACCCAGGCAGGACCTCCCCGGAGCTGTGGggaggcaggctgtcccccctGCAGAGGAACAGGAAGCCTTTCCGTAGAGTCCCCACACTACTTTGGTCTTTTATTTTATGCCTTAGGTCAGTTACAGTTCCCTGGCTAACTACGCCACCCTCGTGTATCTCACCTCTAGAGCTTTGTGTCTCAGTGTCGTCTTTGGTTGTCCATTCCCCCATCCTCAATATACCTCCCTACCCATGTGGCTGGGTGACCAGTATTTGGGCAGTACTAAAGGCCAAGTGCTGCTCTGTACCATCTCACATCTCTCCTGTTTCTGTCTCGCCTCCTTTCTGTACAGTTAAACCCAAAGGGGACCCTAGGATCTGCGTAACAGAGCCATACTGCCTCTCCTGGTATCTCTAGATGAGGTCACATCAGCTCTGTTTTATGGTACTTCATTGCAGCTTAAGACTGAATTTGTCTCTTGTGACTCGAGTCTCTCACAAGAAGAGACCCACCTTGCCAGCTCTTCCCTAAAGCTGGGACTGGGCTGGCAAGGGAATACTGGGGGGTGTTACTAAAGGTGCCCCAAGGTTTTTGCTAGGCAAAATGGCCAGAGGAATGGGTCAGGTTGTtttgggaggggagaagagagagcttctgccaatggacGAGGGAtttcctgctctcagcagctgAGGTCTGATGGTCAGTGCCAGGCTTCCTGGCTGCCTCTTTCGGGGAACGTGTGGGCACTAATGCTGTCTCTTGCCTTGGCAGACGGCTTTCTCCGACTTCCTCACAGGGAGCTCCAAAGACTTAGCGAAGCACGTCAAGTTGG
The Gavia stellata isolate bGavSte3 chromosome 7, bGavSte3.hap2, whole genome shotgun sequence genome window above contains:
- the DGKZ gene encoding diacylglycerol kinase zeta isoform X1 encodes the protein MVAQPNPALALRSDSERQIRSTVDWSETAVYGEHIWFETNVSGDFCYVGEQNCMAKLLQKPLSRRKCAACKIVVHTPCIEQLEKINFRCKPSFRESGSRNVREPIVVRHHWVHRRRQEGKCRQCGKGFQQKFAFHSKEIVAISCSWCKQAYHSKVSCFMLQHIEEPCSLGAHAAVVVPPTWILRVRRPQNPLKSSKKKKRTSFKRKSSKKGAECLLQEGRWKPFVIKPLPAPLMKPLLVFVNPKSGGNQGAKIIQSFMWYLNPRQVFDLSQGGPKEALELYRKVHNLRILACGGDGTVGWILSILDQLRLNPPPPVAILPLGTGNDLARTLNWGGGYTDEPLSKILSHVEDGNIVQLDRWNLRVEPNPDVNPEEKDEAATDKLPLDVFNNYFSLGFDARVTLEFHESREANPEKFNSRFRNKMFYAGTAFSDFLTGSSKDLAKHVKLVCDGTDLTSKIQDLKPQCLVFLNIPRYCAGTMPWGNPGEHHDFEPQRHDDGCIEVIGFTMTSLAALQVGGHGERLCQCRQVVLTTSKAIPMQVDGEPCKLAASCIHISLRNQANMVQKTKRRNSMPLLNDQQPVPERLRIRVSRISMRDYEALHYDKEKLKEASVPLGIIVVPGDSDLELCRIQIERLQEEGDGAKPKTLSSQKLSPKWCFLDSTTADRFYRIDRAQEHLNYVTEISQDELYVLDPELVITQTVGTSPAMPDLVDLSAAPTGHHFAFPSSSSSPPSSPAPSAEPECCLPHKDDLLIEAAKSGNFSKFQELHRAGRDLMVRDSSGQTVLHHAVKSGSKDIVKYIIENAPSEILDATEEENGETSLHQAAALRQRTICHYIVEAGASLMKTDLQGDTPKHRAEKANDPDLAAYLENRQHYQMIQREDQETAV